From the genome of Leptotrichia sp. oral taxon 847:
GTCACACCGCCAACTTCAGATGGAACAATTTTACCATCGCTTTTAGTTGCTGCGAAAATCGCTGGAGTTGACAGAATTTTTAAAGTTGGTGGAGCACAATCAATTGCTGCACTTAGTTATGGAACAGAAAGTATTCCAAAAGTATATAAAATTGTAGGACCTGGAAATATTTATGTTGCAATGGCTAAAAAGATGGTTTACGGAGAAGTTTCAATTGATATGATTGCAGGACCAAGTGAAGTTTTAATAATTGCCGATGATAGTGCAAATCCAGTTCATGTAGCAGCAGATTTACTTTCTCAAGCGGAGCACGACAAATTAGCAGCTAGTATTTTAGTTACAACTTCAAAGGAACTTGCTAAAAATGTTGCAGAACAATTGGAAATTCAATTAAAAGAGTTGGAGAGAGAAGAAATTGCAAGAACTTCGATTGAAAATCAAGGTAGAATTATTATTACAGAAACAATTGATGAAGCGATAAAAATAAGTAACGAAATTGCTCCAGAACATTTAGAACTAGCGGTATCTAATCCTTTTGAACTTTTGACAAGAGTAAAAAATGCGGGTTCAATATTTATGGGACATAACACGCCTGAGCCACTGGGAGATTATTTAGCAGGACCTAATCACACACTTCCGACAAGTGGAACAGCTAAATTCTCGTCACCATTATCAGTTGATGACTTTATAAAAAAATCTTCATTTATTTATTATTCAAAAGAAGGTCTTGAAGAAGTGAAAGATAAAGTTATAAAATTTGCTGAAAGTGAAGGTCTTACAGCTCATGCT
Proteins encoded in this window:
- the hisD gene encoding histidinol dehydrogenase codes for the protein MIKTIEYSENLNFEKELARSQFSYDDVNETVENILKDVKKRGDKALFEYTKKFDKVDLKTLEVSEKEIQKAFDTIDKELLEVIKYSHDNIKLFHERQVRNNLIVKKENGISLGQIINPIEKVGLYVPGGTAAYPSTVLMNAVPAKIAGCKEIIMVTPPTSDGTILPSLLVAAKIAGVDRIFKVGGAQSIAALSYGTESIPKVYKIVGPGNIYVAMAKKMVYGEVSIDMIAGPSEVLIIADDSANPVHVAADLLSQAEHDKLAASILVTTSKELAKNVAEQLEIQLKELEREEIARTSIENQGRIIITETIDEAIKISNEIAPEHLELAVSNPFELLTRVKNAGSIFMGHNTPEPLGDYLAGPNHTLPTSGTAKFSSPLSVDDFIKKSSFIYYSKEGLEEVKDKVIKFAESEGLTAHARSVSKRFEK